In Trichoderma atroviride chromosome 2, complete sequence, one DNA window encodes the following:
- a CDS encoding uncharacterized protein (EggNog:ENOG41): MLAGLNNNSPASFPNSFQISAENLSIMKEREPERHSLILDIKALEKTDAFGWSLLHYAAYMTLDIDNNWERSVQFPNPRDLMEWTPLHHACFFGNENMVKMLLKYGTPIDIAGKDGITPMHCAVQSGKAEILHILMDELKERRKTNTRKSKRHVDRNERHPIHWAAVEGNVEMVRSMQDDICLVDRFGWTPLHLATIYEHEELLQCITQDYADTMNISDNGLRTPLQLAVENKSLVAVQILIQAGAKVNTTAKDGSTPLHVAVKQKQAEILKLLLKYGANKEAMDREGRTPFYLSMEDGETEIISLLKDDGAEV; the protein is encoded by the coding sequence ATGCTGGCGGGGCTCAATAACAACAGCCCCGCATCGTTCCCCAATAGTTTTCAAATTTCTGCCGAGAATCTCAGTATCATGAAGGAAAGAGAACCAGAGCGACATTCACTCATTCTAGATATCAAAGCATTGGAAAAGACGGATGCCTTCGGTTGGTCACTGCTTCACTATGCTGCCTACATGACCTTGGACATAGATAACAACTGGGAAAGGAGCGTTCAGTTTCCTAACCCTCGAGACCTCATGGAGTGGACACCTTTGCATCATGCTTGTTTCTTCGGTAACGAGAACATGGTGAAAATGCTACTCAAGTATGGAACTCCGATTGATATTGCTGGAAAAGATGGAATTACGCCTATGCACTGTGCTGTCCAGAGTGGGAAAGCCGAAATACTACATATATTGATGGATGAGCTCAAAGAAAGACGCAAAACGAATACTAGAAAAAGTAAACGCCATGTGGATCGCAACGAGAGACACCCGATTCACTGGGCCGCAGTCGAAGGAAATGTCGAGATGGTTCGTTCAATGCAAGACGATATCTGCCTAGTGGATCGCTTCGGTTGGACTCCTCTTCACCTTGCTACAATATATGAACACGAAGAATTACTTCAGTGCATTACTCAAGATTATGCAGATACCATGAATATTAGCGACAATGGGCTCCGTACGCCTCTGCAGCTTGCTGTGGAAAACAAATCACTAGTCGCCGTTCAAATATTGATTCAAGCCGGTGCTAAGGTCAACACCACTGCAAAGGATGGCTCAACTCCGCTTCATGTTGCAGTAAAACAAAAGCAAGCTGAAATCTTGAAGTTGCTCCTAAAATATGGAGCCAACAAGGAGGCTATGGATAGGGAAGGTCGTACTCCATTCTACCTATCTATGGAGGATGGCGAAACTGAAATCATAAGTCTGCtaaaagatgatggcgcagaGGTGTAA
- a CDS encoding uncharacterized protein (EggNog:ENOG41~SECRETED:SignalP(1-21)): MIPSVFFLVSIIVCLAGHVSAGGDDFAYDLSSNLGPILALFVERVVMQFMSQGMDIMDCILLAMAPIGAVTIVPHESAREAYTAFKNKKKRSICFEALQN; the protein is encoded by the exons ATGATACCATCTGTTTTCTTCCTGGTTTCGATAATCGTGTGTTTGGCAGGCCATGTATCTGCCGGCGGGGACGACTTTGCGTATGACCTCAGCTCGAATCTCGGACC CATTCTGGCCCTCTTTGTCGAGAGAGTAGTCATGCAATTCATGAGTCAGGGTATGGATATAATGGACTGCATTCTGCTGGCTATGGCCCCGATTGGGGCCGTCACCATTGTG CCCCACGAGAGCGCCAGAGAGGCGTACACTGCTTTCAAAAACAA AAAAAAGAGATCAATATGCTTCGAAGCGCTTCAAAACTAG
- a CDS encoding uncharacterized protein (EggNog:ENOG41), giving the protein MTARGPCPALNSLANHGFLPHSGKNITAIDIIRGGFEGLGLSPEFPAVAGVSELLKSYTLASFNLHELSNHGFIDHDCSLSRPNIGDGDNNGFNETIWSVLLQVLKHYSITTPQAIGAARTVKDLLDMAHK; this is encoded by the coding sequence ATGACAGCTCGTGGCCCTTGCCCAGCTCTTAACTCTCTCGCCAACCATGGCTTCCTGCCGCACAGTGGCAAGAATATTACGGCCATTGACATTATTCGAGGCGGCTTTGAAGGCTTGGGTCTCTCACCAGAGTTTCCGGCTGTCGCAGGTGTCTCAGAGCTCTTAAAGTCATACACACTTGCCTCATTTAACCTTCACGAGCTATCCAACCATGGTTTTATCGATCATGACTGCAGTTTGTCCCGCCCGAATATTGGAGACGGCGATAATAATGGCTTCAACGAGACGATTTGGtctgttcttcttcaagttctGAAACATTACTCTATTACCACTCCTCAAGCTATTGGGGCAGCCAGAACGGTGAAAGACTTGTTAGACATGGCTCATAAATAA
- a CDS encoding uncharacterized protein (EggNog:ENOG41~SECRETED:SignalP(1-19)) — MKTSTIFAMVFTMVASSIALPAPLGSNFNTSQPYEKGGVTLQARQEKVPSCSVPCIQNAIAAVTPCHFTDYACACKYHGKVTSAATACVVGSCGLQRAVKVVVPAVRKMCEKEAQKAVDEKEEKAKRELEVAEEEDEDEDEDEDEDEDDDEDEDDDDDEDEDEDDDDEYDVDLYGDEFDEYEDDEEKKEEQAKRQLIVPDEEDLVFDIDGMDVDDYDEEEEEEEE, encoded by the exons ATGAAGACGTCAACCATCTTCGCCATGGTATTCACCATGGTTGCTTCTTCCATCGCCCTGCCTGCTCCTTTGGGGAGCAACTTCAACACTTCGCAGCCCTACGAGAAGGGCGGCGTTACCCTCCAGGCGCGCCAAGAAAAGGTGCCCAGCTGCTCAGTGCCGTGTATCCAGAATGCAATCGCGGCGGTAACCCCGTGTCATTTCACGGACTATGCTTGCGCTTGCAAGTATCATGGAAAGGTCACCAGCGCTGCGACGGCGTGTGTGGTGGGATCATGTGGCCTGCAGAGGGCAGTTA AAGTCGTGGTGCCGGCTGTTCGAAAGATGTGTGAAAAGGAGGCACAGAAGGCCGTTgatgagaaggaggagaaggctAAAAGGGAGCTGGAAGTggccgaagaggaagatgaggacgaagatgaggacgaagatgaggatgaggatgacgatgaagatgaggatgacgatgacgatgaagatgaggatgaggacgacgacgacgagtaCGACGTCGATCTGTACGGCGACGAGTTTGATGAGtacgaggatgatgaagagaagaaggaagaacaGGCGAAAAGACAATTGATAGTGCCTGATGAGGAGGACTTGGTATTTGATATCGACGGTATGGACGTGGATGActacgacgaggaagaagaagaggaagaggaatAA